Proteins found in one Methylobacterium sp. CB376 genomic segment:
- a CDS encoding CBS domain-containing protein: MRAREIMTTQVTCGRADLSLELAAALMLEKRISGLPILDAAGRLVGIVTEGDLVARREIGTARPHPAWIRYLLSPGRLAAAYARECGHRVGDAMTREVVTASPETPLDDIVGLMARRRIRRVPIVEDGRLVGIVTRADLLRALHDALRAAREAPPREDAAIRTDVEAACLDAGVIPLELIDVAVEDGAVTLRGALTDERQRPAIRAAAEGVPGVRVVHDHLTLVDPLSGLARIALGDEPEGEARTR, encoded by the coding sequence ATGCGCGCGCGCGAGATCATGACCACGCAGGTGACGTGCGGGCGGGCCGACCTCTCGCTCGAACTGGCGGCCGCCCTGATGCTGGAGAAGCGGATCAGCGGCCTGCCGATCCTCGACGCGGCGGGCCGCCTCGTCGGCATCGTGACCGAGGGCGACCTGGTGGCGCGCCGGGAGATCGGCACCGCGCGCCCGCATCCCGCCTGGATCCGCTACCTGCTCAGCCCGGGCCGGCTGGCCGCCGCCTATGCCCGGGAATGCGGGCACCGGGTGGGCGACGCGATGACCCGCGAGGTCGTCACCGCCTCGCCCGAGACGCCCCTCGACGACATCGTCGGGCTGATGGCGCGCCGGCGCATCCGGCGCGTGCCGATCGTCGAGGACGGGCGGCTCGTCGGGATCGTGACCCGGGCGGATCTCCTGCGCGCCCTGCACGACGCCCTGCGGGCCGCCCGCGAGGCGCCGCCCCGGGAGGACGCGGCGATCCGCACCGACGTGGAGGCGGCCTGCCTGGATGCGGGCGTGATCCCGCTGGAGTTGATCGACGTCGCGGTGGAGGACGGCGCCGTCACCCTGCGCGGGGCGCTGACCGACGAGCGCCAGCGGCCGGCGATCCGCGCCGCCGCCGAGGGCGTGCCCGGGGTGCGCGTCGTCCACGACCACCTCACCCTCGTCGACCCGCTCTCGGGCCTCGCGCGGATCGCCCTGGGGGACGAGCCGGAGGGCGAGGCGCGGACCCGCTGA
- a CDS encoding universal stress protein, which translates to MLDALRSLLVGITEGAGVQTPSAALAYGLSLAREAGAHLTVQAMTVEIVVPNAWISGFAAALAETENARLRGLAWAAAEAARAEAAAAGLRCTARAQALGAADLFALLAARARVNDLTLLDAEPSLLATQRGLIEDLILYGGGPLLVVPPGWTEFRAARAVVAWDGSAAASRALRDALPLLRQARDVHVVTVTAPGRSDEAVPGAEVGPFLARHGVAATLVDLPGEDGVAGTLRRHAVEARADLLVMGGFVHARLREMVLGGVTAALLTDCPVPLLLAH; encoded by the coding sequence ATGCTCGACGCCCTCAGGAGCCTCCTCGTCGGGATCACCGAGGGGGCCGGCGTGCAGACCCCCTCGGCGGCCCTCGCCTACGGCCTGTCCCTGGCCCGGGAGGCCGGGGCGCACCTGACCGTGCAGGCGATGACGGTCGAGATCGTCGTGCCGAATGCCTGGATCAGCGGCTTCGCGGCCGCCCTCGCCGAGACCGAGAACGCGCGCCTGCGCGGCCTCGCCTGGGCCGCCGCGGAGGCGGCCCGGGCCGAGGCGGCGGCGGCGGGCCTGCGCTGCACGGCCCGCGCCCAGGCGCTCGGCGCCGCCGACCTCTTCGCCCTGCTCGCCGCCCGGGCGCGCGTCAACGACCTCACGCTCCTCGATGCCGAGCCGAGCCTGCTCGCCACCCAGCGGGGCCTGATCGAGGACCTGATCCTCTACGGCGGCGGCCCGCTCCTGGTCGTCCCGCCCGGCTGGACGGAGTTCCGCGCCGCGCGGGCCGTGGTCGCCTGGGACGGCAGCGCCGCGGCCTCCCGCGCGCTGCGCGACGCGCTGCCCCTGCTGCGCCAGGCCCGTGACGTCCACGTCGTCACCGTGACGGCGCCGGGCCGGTCCGACGAGGCCGTGCCGGGCGCGGAGGTCGGCCCCTTCCTGGCGCGGCACGGCGTCGCCGCGACCCTGGTCGACCTGCCCGGGGAGGACGGCGTCGCCGGGACGCTGCGCCGGCACGCGGTCGAGGCGCGGGCCGACCTCCTGGTGATGGGCGGCTTCGTCCATGCCCGCCTGCGCGAGATGGTGCTCGGCGGCGTCACCGCCGCCCTGCTCACGGACTGCCCCGTGCCCCTGCTCCTCGCGCACTGA